One Equus caballus isolate H_3958 breed thoroughbred chromosome 17, TB-T2T, whole genome shotgun sequence DNA window includes the following coding sequences:
- the GJB2 gene encoding gap junction beta-2 protein, producing the protein MDWSTLQTILGGVNKHSTSIGKIWLTVLFIFRIMILVVAAKEVWGDEQADFVCNTLQPGCKNVCYDHYFPISHIRLWALQLIFVSTPALLVAMHVAYRRHEKKRKFIKGEIKSEFKDIEEIKSQKVRIEGSLWWTYTSSIFFRVIFEAVFMYVFYVMYDGFAMQRLVKCNAWPCPNTVDCFVSRPTEKTVFTVFMIAVSGICILLNVTELCYLLIRYCSGKSKKPV; encoded by the coding sequence ATGGATTGGAGCACATTGCAGACTATTCTGGGGGGTGTCAATAAACACTCCACCAGTATTGGGAAAATCTGGCTCACTGTCCTTTTCATTTTCCGAATTATGATCCTTGTTGTAGCTGCAAAGGAAGTGTGGGGAGATGAGCAAGCCGATTTTGTCTGCAACACTTTACAGCCAGGGTGCAAAAATGTCTGCTACGATCACTATTTCCCCATCTCTCACATCCGACTGTGGGCTCTTCAGCTGATCTTCGTGTCCACGCCAGCTCTCTTGGTGGCCATGCATGTTGCCTACCGGAGacatgaaaagaagaggaagttcattaaaggagagataaagagtgaATTTAAAGACATCGAAGAGATCAAAAGCCAGAAGGTCCGTATCGAAGGGTCACTGTGGTGGACATACACCAGCAGCATCTTCTTCCGGGTCATCTTTGAGGCTGTCTTCATGTATGTCTTCTATGTCATGTATGACGGGTTCGCCATGCAGCGTTTGGTGAAGTGTAACGCGTGGCCTTGTCCCAATACAGTGGACTGCTTCGTTTCCAGGCCCACAGAAAAGACTGTCTTTACGGTTTTCATGATAGCAGTGTCTGGAATTTGCATACTgctaaatgtcactgaattgtgtTATTTGCTAATTAGATATTGTTCTGGAAAGTCAAAAAAACCAGTTTAA